A DNA window from Halorubrum sp. DM2 contains the following coding sequences:
- the surE gene encoding 5'/3'-nucleotidase SurE has protein sequence MTTEILLTNDDGIDAVGIRALADALSTEYDVTVVAPESNQSGVGGARSWWETTVEYTETDRGYAVEGTPADCVAVADVALGLDPDVVVSGCNHGPNIGAHILGQSGTVGAAMEASFLGTPAIAVSLYDRGNLPVPPTLDAGDFAVAGEVVADLLDRIDEGILPFGADVLNVNVPAADDEAAVDPTYRLTEPARGFDVIEFHPGEEGPENESVPEDENVPEGWEFGERRGEMGMELRDRFWREFLRGDVADDPGSDRRAAVEGEVSISPLSSSRAVAGDRAGDLVEPARGAETGAD, from the coding sequence GTGACAACCGAGATCCTGCTCACCAACGACGACGGGATCGACGCCGTCGGGATCCGGGCGCTCGCGGACGCGCTCTCGACCGAGTACGACGTGACGGTCGTCGCGCCCGAGAGCAATCAGTCCGGCGTCGGCGGCGCGCGCTCGTGGTGGGAGACGACGGTCGAGTACACCGAGACGGACCGCGGCTACGCGGTCGAGGGGACCCCTGCCGACTGCGTCGCGGTCGCGGACGTGGCGCTTGGACTCGACCCCGACGTCGTCGTCTCCGGCTGTAACCACGGGCCGAACATCGGCGCGCACATCCTCGGGCAGTCCGGCACCGTCGGGGCCGCGATGGAGGCCTCCTTCCTCGGCACGCCCGCGATCGCGGTCTCGCTGTACGACCGCGGCAACCTCCCCGTGCCGCCGACGCTCGACGCCGGCGACTTCGCGGTCGCCGGCGAGGTCGTCGCCGACCTGCTCGACCGGATCGACGAGGGGATCCTCCCGTTCGGCGCGGACGTGCTGAACGTCAACGTGCCGGCCGCGGACGACGAGGCGGCGGTGGATCCGACCTACCGACTGACCGAGCCGGCGCGCGGCTTCGACGTGATCGAGTTCCACCCCGGCGAGGAGGGGCCCGAGAACGAGAGCGTCCCCGAAGACGAGAACGTCCCCGAAGGATGGGAGTTCGGCGAGCGTCGCGGCGAGATGGGGATGGAACTCCGCGACCGCTTCTGGCGGGAGTTCCTCCGCGGCGACGTCGCGGACGACCCCGGTTCGGACCGCCGGGCGGCCGTCGAGGGCGAGGTGAGCATCTCGCCGCTGTCGAGTTCGCGCGCGGTCGCGGGCGACCGGGCCGGCGACCTCGTCGAACCGGCTCGCGGCGCGGAGACGGGCGCGGATTGA
- the carA gene encoding glutamine-hydrolyzing carbamoyl-phosphate synthase small subunit, translating to MSDAYIALADGRVFEARARAPGRTRGELVFTTAYTGYEESLTDPSYAEQILTFSYPLIGNYGVRSERFESDSVQPRAAVARELTDDVADWLAGEGVPAVDHVDTREIVTTVREEGAMACGIAAGPDATPEDAVSEMEACKPMSDHVDIGAQVSVTEPTVHEGGGDVDVAMLDCGAKGSIVSSLTERGADVHVLPYDATPEDVAAVEPDVLFVSNGPGDPENFVAAQEVVDEFAGEVPLAGICLGQQVITSALGGSTEKMAFGHRGVNQPVKDLRTDKVVMTTQNHGYTVDDTGPLEVTQVNVNDDTVEGLDSDELDVITRQYHPEANPGPHDSLGFFDEVLDLATSDRRIAAD from the coding sequence ATGTCGGACGCCTACATCGCGCTGGCCGACGGACGCGTGTTCGAAGCGCGCGCCCGTGCGCCGGGGCGTACTCGCGGCGAACTGGTGTTCACGACCGCGTACACCGGCTATGAGGAGTCGCTCACCGACCCCTCCTACGCCGAACAGATCCTCACCTTCTCGTACCCCTTGATCGGGAACTACGGCGTCCGAAGCGAACGGTTCGAGTCCGACTCGGTCCAGCCCCGCGCGGCGGTCGCGCGGGAGCTGACCGACGACGTCGCCGACTGGCTCGCCGGCGAGGGCGTGCCCGCCGTCGACCACGTCGACACCCGCGAGATCGTCACCACCGTCCGCGAGGAGGGTGCGATGGCCTGCGGGATCGCGGCCGGCCCGGACGCGACCCCGGAGGACGCGGTCTCGGAGATGGAGGCGTGTAAGCCGATGAGCGACCACGTCGACATCGGCGCGCAGGTCTCCGTCACGGAGCCGACCGTCCACGAGGGTGGCGGCGACGTCGACGTGGCCATGCTCGACTGCGGCGCGAAGGGCTCTATCGTCTCCTCGCTCACCGAGCGCGGCGCTGACGTCCACGTCCTCCCGTACGACGCGACCCCCGAGGACGTGGCCGCCGTCGAACCCGACGTGCTCTTCGTCTCTAACGGCCCGGGTGACCCGGAGAACTTCGTCGCGGCCCAAGAGGTCGTCGACGAGTTCGCGGGCGAGGTGCCGCTGGCCGGCATCTGTCTCGGCCAGCAGGTGATCACGAGCGCGCTCGGCGGCTCGACCGAGAAGATGGCGTTCGGCCACCGCGGCGTCAACCAGCCCGTCAAGGACCTCCGCACGGACAAGGTCGTGATGACCACGCAGAACCACGGCTACACGGTCGACGACACCGGTCCGCTGGAGGTGACGCAGGTGAACGTCAACGACGACACCGTCGAGGGCCTCGACAGCGACGAACTCGACGTCATCACCCGCCAGTACCACCCCGAGGCGAACCCCGGCCCGCACGACTCGCTCGGCTTCTTCGACGAGGTGCTGGATCTGGCGACGTCGGACCGTCGAATCGCCGCGGACTGA
- a CDS encoding Lrp/AsnC family transcriptional regulator, translating into MDDLDRRILSILRRDARTPYTEIADRVGTSEGTVRNRVDRMTDEGVIERFTVTTRTGNVKAMIEISVEMNVNTDEVGQRMVDWEEVDFVWQVSGEEDIVLVVDAVDTRAVNELITQAREMDEVKSTKTRLILDERLG; encoded by the coding sequence ATGGACGACCTCGACCGACGGATCCTCTCGATCCTGCGACGGGACGCGCGGACCCCGTACACGGAGATCGCGGACCGAGTCGGGACCTCCGAGGGGACCGTGCGCAACCGCGTCGACCGGATGACCGACGAGGGCGTGATCGAGCGGTTCACCGTCACGACCCGCACCGGCAACGTGAAGGCGATGATCGAGATCTCGGTGGAGATGAACGTCAACACGGACGAAGTCGGCCAGCGGATGGTCGACTGGGAGGAGGTCGACTTCGTCTGGCAGGTCTCCGGCGAGGAGGACATCGTCCTCGTCGTCGACGCGGTCGACACGCGCGCGGTCAACGAACTGATCACGCAGGCCCGCGAGATGGACGAGGTCAAGTCGACGAAGACGCGGCTCATCCTCGACGAGCGGCTGGGATAG
- a CDS encoding cold shock domain-containing protein produces the protein MANGKVDFFNNTGGYGFISTDDSDDDVFFHMEDVGGPDLEEGQDIDFDIEQAPKGPRAMNVVRN, from the coding sequence ATGGCGAACGGAAAAGTTGACTTCTTCAACAACACTGGCGGCTACGGTTTCATCTCGACTGACGACTCTGACGACGACGTGTTCTTCCACATGGAAGATGTCGGCGGCCCGGACCTCGAGGAGGGACAGGACATCGACTTCGACATCGAGCAGGCCCCGAAGGGCCCCCGTGCGATGAACGTCGTCCGCAACTAA
- the icd gene encoding isocitrate dehydrogenase (NADP(+)), producing MSYDKVDVPEDGEAITLADEETGELNVPENPIIPIIHGDGIGTDVGPAAQQVLDAAAEATGRSIAWMRVYAGGSAREMYDENLPEDTVSAIRDHRVAIKGPLTTPVGAGFRSLNVALRKTLDLYANVRPTYYIDGVPSPVKNPEEMDMVTFRENTEDVYAGIEWEAGTDGSEKVRDFLEQDMDVPDVIHDGPVGIGVKPISEFGSKRLIREAIDYALANDRDSVTLVHKGNIMKFTEGAFRDWGYEVAEEEYGDDVITEDQLWEEHDGEQPEGTLVVKDRIADNMLQQLLTRTDEYSVIATMNLNGDYMSDAAGAQIGGLGIAPGINRGHGRCLAEPVHGSAPKYAGEDKVNPTAMILSGREMLDYLGWSDAADLVREAVEETIASKRVTYDLHRQIEGGEKLATSEFADAVVEQIEELA from the coding sequence ATGAGCTACGACAAAGTCGATGTCCCCGAAGACGGCGAGGCCATCACGCTCGCCGACGAGGAGACCGGCGAGCTGAACGTTCCCGAGAACCCGATCATCCCGATCATTCACGGCGACGGGATCGGCACCGACGTCGGGCCGGCCGCACAGCAGGTACTCGACGCCGCCGCCGAGGCGACGGGTCGTTCCATCGCGTGGATGCGCGTCTACGCCGGCGGCAGCGCCCGTGAGATGTACGACGAGAACCTCCCCGAGGACACCGTCTCGGCCATCCGCGACCACCGCGTCGCGATCAAGGGCCCGCTGACGACGCCCGTCGGGGCCGGCTTCCGCTCGCTGAACGTCGCGCTCCGCAAGACGCTCGACCTCTACGCGAACGTCCGCCCGACCTACTACATCGACGGCGTCCCGTCGCCCGTTAAGAACCCGGAGGAGATGGACATGGTCACCTTCCGGGAGAACACCGAGGACGTCTACGCCGGCATCGAGTGGGAGGCCGGCACCGACGGCTCCGAGAAGGTACGCGACTTCCTCGAACAGGACATGGACGTCCCGGACGTCATCCACGACGGCCCGGTCGGCATCGGCGTCAAGCCCATCTCCGAGTTCGGCTCGAAGCGCCTCATCCGCGAGGCGATCGACTACGCGCTTGCGAACGACCGCGACTCCGTCACGCTCGTCCACAAGGGGAACATCATGAAGTTCACCGAGGGCGCGTTCCGTGACTGGGGCTACGAGGTCGCCGAGGAGGAGTACGGCGACGACGTGATCACCGAAGACCAGCTCTGGGAGGAGCACGACGGCGAGCAGCCCGAGGGCACCCTCGTCGTCAAGGACCGCATCGCGGACAACATGCTCCAGCAGCTGCTGACCCGCACCGACGAGTACTCGGTCATCGCGACGATGAACCTCAACGGCGACTACATGTCCGACGCCGCCGGCGCGCAGATCGGCGGCCTCGGCATCGCGCCCGGCATCAACCGCGGTCACGGTCGCTGTCTCGCCGAGCCGGTCCACGGCTCCGCGCCCAAGTACGCCGGCGAGGACAAGGTGAACCCCACCGCGATGATCCTCTCGGGCCGCGAGATGCTCGATTACCTCGGCTGGTCCGACGCCGCCGACCTCGTGCGCGAGGCCGTCGAGGAGACCATCGCCTCCAAGCGGGTCACCTACGACCTCCACCGCCAGATCGAGGGCGGCGAGAAGCTCGCCACCTCGGAGTTCGCGGACGCCGTCGTCGAGCAGATCGAGGAGCTCGCGTAA
- a CDS encoding glycosyltransferase produces the protein MTASEPTAASTRSEPTAPTRSAPISVLLPTVRWTDACDEVADQLRGPEAFDEDAGIDVDGDAGIEADRGVTGDELLVICDSPDDPVADRRGDLPSRVEVVVAGEPEGCSGKANAIATGMETAANDRICWTDDDFHHPPTWLATLDADYERRGPTTEIPVFVGRDPLARLFEPAYVIGGTLAVSTSGTAWGAPGIAWGGAVIFERDDLRDGTAALLRDLRRTVSDDGTLSDHLDVAAVDRTRQVLAGGSLRGSLERFVRFLTITRYHAPVATAFNVLLGVAMAALCLLAPVAGVTLVTALAGVAYARFGIRRVTFLLAAPGVLVAPPLLAYAFARRTFVWGGRRYRWRSMFDVAVESV, from the coding sequence GTGACCGCTTCAGAACCGACCGCGGCCTCGACGCGTTCAGAACCCACGGCACCGACGCGTTCTGCGCCGATCTCGGTCCTGCTCCCGACCGTCCGCTGGACCGACGCCTGCGACGAGGTGGCGGACCAGCTCCGCGGTCCCGAGGCGTTCGACGAGGACGCCGGCATCGACGTTGACGGGGACGCCGGCATCGAAGCCGACAGGGGCGTCACAGGCGACGAACTGCTCGTTATCTGCGACTCTCCGGACGACCCCGTGGCGGACCGCCGCGGCGACCTGCCGTCTCGGGTGGAGGTCGTGGTCGCCGGCGAGCCGGAGGGCTGTTCCGGGAAGGCCAACGCCATCGCCACCGGGATGGAGACCGCAGCGAACGACCGGATCTGCTGGACCGACGACGACTTCCATCACCCGCCGACGTGGCTGGCGACGCTCGACGCCGACTACGAGCGTCGCGGGCCGACCACGGAGATCCCGGTGTTCGTCGGGCGCGACCCCCTCGCCCGGCTGTTCGAGCCGGCGTACGTGATCGGCGGGACGCTCGCCGTCTCGACGTCGGGCACCGCATGGGGCGCGCCGGGCATCGCGTGGGGCGGTGCGGTGATATTCGAGCGCGACGACCTCCGCGACGGGACGGCCGCGCTCCTACGCGACCTCCGGCGGACGGTCAGCGACGACGGGACGCTCTCCGACCACCTCGACGTGGCCGCGGTCGACCGGACGCGGCAGGTCCTGGCCGGCGGATCGCTCCGCGGGTCGCTGGAGCGGTTCGTCCGCTTCCTCACGATTACCCGGTACCACGCTCCCGTGGCGACCGCGTTCAACGTCCTCCTCGGCGTCGCGATGGCGGCGCTCTGTCTGCTCGCGCCGGTCGCGGGCGTGACGCTCGTCACGGCGCTCGCGGGCGTCGCCTACGCCCGGTTCGGGATCCGGCGCGTGACGTTCCTGCTCGCAGCGCCCGGCGTGCTGGTCGCCCCGCCGCTTTTGGCGTACGCGTTCGCTCGTCGAACCTTCGTCTGGGGCGGCCGCCGCTACCGCTGGCGGTCGATGTTCGATGTCGCGGTCGAGTCGGTCTGA
- a CDS encoding HTTM domain-containing protein encodes MTTADPAGGDSGRSHSGSRSLASRFSAPRLRAALRCRFGIDPRALAAFRVALGVALLADLALRARNLIAFYTDAGVLPRALLAETYPVAARLSLHALSGEARAVALLFLAAAVAAVALAAGYRTRVATGVSLVLLASLQARNPFVLNAGDTLLLQLLGAGLLCPLGARWSLDAVRGRSVGAEAEPASRAPSESGSRPATERVAGPASTLLLTLVVVVYVSNAVEKLRGTAWPAGEAVERVFRLTYLHGPLGGLVPEWSALLSAATYGWLALLVASPLLIAAVGRVRVALAGTLLAAHLSMAFTLQIGVFSVISATALLPFFPPFVWDRVERAVAPAADRLRSVASRRPFLTNPPTEGGPLRAVRDRAAVVVPVLAAVLLVALVAWNGMALGLVETPEPVASAADPTEGGWDMFAPDPPSTDALVLATATTADGDRIDALYGDRVARDRPPSDARAYPTARWRKLLTLLADDPDPARVDPVLAHLCDRADAFTADGRIASVSLSAVDVDVETGETRTETLGSRECRLA; translated from the coding sequence GTGACGACAGCCGATCCCGCCGGCGGCGACTCCGGTCGTTCGCACTCGGGCTCCCGCTCTCTCGCCTCCCGCTTCTCCGCCCCCCGCCTCCGCGCTGCGCTCCGATGCCGATTCGGGATCGATCCGCGCGCGCTCGCCGCGTTCCGGGTCGCGCTCGGCGTCGCCCTCCTCGCCGACCTCGCGCTCCGTGCCCGGAACCTGATCGCCTTCTACACGGACGCCGGCGTCCTCCCTCGCGCGCTGCTTGCCGAGACGTACCCCGTCGCGGCCCGGCTCTCGCTCCACGCCCTCTCCGGCGAGGCGCGGGCCGTCGCGCTGCTGTTTCTCGCCGCCGCCGTCGCCGCCGTCGCGCTCGCGGCCGGGTACCGGACCCGCGTCGCGACCGGGGTCTCGCTGGTCCTGCTCGCGTCGCTTCAGGCGCGGAACCCGTTCGTCCTCAACGCCGGCGACACCCTCCTCCTCCAGCTTTTAGGTGCCGGACTCCTGTGCCCGCTCGGCGCGCGGTGGTCGCTCGACGCCGTCCGCGGCCGCAGCGTCGGGGCCGAGGCGGAGCCGGCGTCGCGTGCGCCGTCCGAGTCGGGCTCCCGGCCCGCGACCGAGCGCGTCGCCGGTCCAGCTTCGACGCTCCTGTTGACGCTCGTCGTCGTGGTGTACGTCTCCAACGCGGTCGAGAAGCTCCGCGGGACGGCGTGGCCCGCAGGGGAAGCGGTCGAGCGGGTCTTCCGACTCACCTACCTCCACGGCCCGCTCGGCGGACTCGTCCCCGAGTGGTCCGCGCTGCTCTCCGCCGCCACCTACGGCTGGCTGGCGCTGCTCGTCGCCTCGCCGCTGCTGATCGCGGCCGTCGGCCGAGTCCGGGTCGCGCTCGCGGGAACGCTCCTCGCGGCGCACCTTTCGATGGCGTTCACGCTCCAGATCGGCGTCTTCTCCGTCATCTCCGCGACCGCGCTGCTCCCCTTCTTCCCGCCGTTCGTCTGGGACCGGGTTGAGCGGGCGGTCGCTCCCGCCGCCGACCGGCTTCGCTCCGTCGCGAGCCGTCGGCCCTTCCTCACGAATCCGCCGACTGAGGGCGGACCGCTCCGGGCCGTCCGCGACCGCGCCGCCGTCGTCGTTCCGGTCCTCGCCGCGGTCCTCCTCGTCGCGCTCGTCGCGTGGAACGGGATGGCGCTCGGACTCGTCGAGACGCCCGAGCCGGTCGCGTCGGCGGCGGACCCGACCGAGGGCGGCTGGGACATGTTCGCGCCGGACCCCCCGTCGACCGACGCGCTCGTGCTGGCGACCGCGACGACCGCCGACGGCGATCGGATCGACGCGCTGTACGGCGACCGCGTCGCTCGGGACCGGCCGCCCTCCGACGCCCGGGCGTACCCCACCGCGCGCTGGCGGAAGCTCCTCACTCTGCTCGCAGACGACCCCGATCCGGCTCGCGTCGATCCGGTCCTCGCGCACCTCTGCGACCGTGCGGACGCGTTCACCGCCGACGGACGGATCGCGTCGGTGTCGCTCTCGGCGGTCGACGTCGACGTCGAGACCGGGGAGACGCGGACCGAGACGCTCGGCTCTCGGGAGTGCCGCCTCGCGTGA
- a CDS encoding isoaspartyl peptidase/L-asparaginase codes for MRIIVHGGAGGAPDEPEPRQAVLDEAAATGAERATPLDAVESAVGVLESDPRFNAGVGGAVQSDGVVRTDAGVMTSDREIGAACSMPGVEHAASVARVVRSETPHVFVSGEHAVDLAEEFGVETGVDLLTDETRERYEAEDPPRGGPREHLDWLASRFGSGDDQAGGGSDGDGGNERDAAPDHDTVGAVATDGETFAAVTSTGGRSFALAGRVGDVPQVGSGFFCTEAGGASATGAGEDIARVTLSRRAVKYLDDGVGAQAAAERAIDEFEEITGSGAGVIVLGDDEAGSAFNTEGMQTSVADT; via the coding sequence ATGCGAATCATCGTTCACGGCGGTGCCGGCGGTGCCCCGGACGAGCCGGAGCCCAGACAGGCGGTCCTCGACGAGGCGGCCGCGACCGGTGCCGAGCGCGCGACGCCGCTCGACGCGGTGGAGTCCGCGGTCGGCGTCCTCGAATCCGACCCCCGGTTCAACGCCGGGGTCGGCGGCGCAGTCCAGTCCGACGGCGTCGTCCGCACCGACGCGGGCGTGATGACCTCGGACCGCGAGATCGGCGCGGCCTGCTCGATGCCCGGCGTCGAGCACGCGGCGAGCGTCGCCCGCGTCGTCCGCTCGGAGACGCCGCACGTCTTCGTCTCGGGCGAACACGCGGTCGACCTCGCCGAGGAGTTCGGGGTCGAGACCGGCGTCGACCTGCTCACCGACGAGACGCGAGAGCGCTACGAGGCGGAGGACCCGCCGCGGGGCGGCCCCCGAGAACACCTCGACTGGCTCGCCTCGCGGTTCGGCTCGGGCGACGATCAGGCGGGCGGCGGGTCGGACGGCGACGGCGGGAACGAGAGGGACGCCGCCCCCGACCACGACACGGTCGGCGCGGTGGCGACCGACGGCGAGACGTTCGCGGCCGTGACCTCCACCGGCGGGCGGTCGTTCGCGCTCGCCGGGCGCGTCGGCGACGTGCCGCAGGTCGGGTCGGGCTTCTTCTGTACCGAGGCCGGCGGCGCGAGCGCGACGGGGGCCGGCGAGGATATCGCCCGCGTGACGCTCTCGCGGCGAGCGGTCAAGTATCTAGACGACGGGGTCGGGGCACAGGCGGCGGCCGAGCGAGCGATCGACGAGTTCGAGGAGATTACGGGGTCGGGTGCGGGGGTTATCGTGCTCGGGGACGACGAGGCCGGGAGCGCGTTTAATACAGAAGGGATGCAGACGAGCGTCGCCGATACGTGA
- the cofD gene encoding 2-phospho-L-lactate transferase, which yields MVTFLAGGTGTPKLLDGAARVWDSAETAVVANTGDDVEIGGHLVCPDVDTVLFAGGGVLDRETWWGIDGDTTATHDELGRLADAAGLETEPRYLDDAAQTAGREIARWRRFSAVAEFMEIGDRDRAVHLTRTSLLDEGHTLTEAIRVLADAFDLDVDLLPMSDDPVATLIHTEAGETIHFQEYWVARRGEPPVADVEFRGAEDAEPTHAVREALADPVVIGPSNPVTSLGPMLALPGFERALRETPVVAVSPFVGDEVFSGPAAALMEGVGREPSTAGVADAYPFADAFVLDEADPTELDRHVERTDTRIDDADDAERVARACERALTAVVGDVADAAPREGAE from the coding sequence ATGGTAACCTTCCTCGCCGGGGGGACGGGCACGCCGAAGCTCCTCGACGGCGCGGCCCGCGTGTGGGACTCGGCCGAGACGGCGGTCGTCGCCAACACGGGCGACGACGTCGAGATCGGCGGCCACCTCGTCTGCCCGGACGTCGACACCGTGCTGTTCGCGGGCGGCGGCGTCCTCGACCGGGAGACGTGGTGGGGGATCGACGGCGACACGACCGCGACCCACGACGAACTTGGCCGACTCGCCGACGCGGCCGGACTCGAAACCGAGCCCCGGTACCTCGACGACGCGGCCCAGACCGCCGGCCGGGAGATCGCGCGCTGGCGGCGCTTCTCGGCGGTCGCCGAGTTCATGGAGATCGGCGACCGCGACCGCGCGGTCCACCTCACGCGCACGAGCCTGCTCGACGAGGGGCACACGCTCACCGAGGCGATCCGCGTCCTCGCGGACGCGTTCGACCTCGATGTCGACCTCCTTCCGATGTCCGACGACCCGGTGGCGACGCTGATCCACACCGAGGCCGGCGAGACGATCCACTTCCAAGAGTACTGGGTCGCGCGCCGGGGCGAGCCGCCGGTCGCCGACGTGGAGTTCCGGGGGGCCGAAGACGCCGAGCCGACCCACGCCGTGCGCGAGGCGCTCGCCGACCCGGTCGTGATCGGTCCCTCGAACCCCGTGACGAGCCTCGGACCGATGCTGGCGCTGCCCGGCTTCGAGCGCGCGCTCCGCGAGACGCCCGTGGTCGCCGTCTCGCCGTTCGTCGGCGACGAGGTGTTCTCCGGGCCGGCCGCGGCGCTGATGGAGGGAGTGGGTCGGGAGCCGTCGACCGCGGGCGTCGCGGACGCGTACCCCTTCGCGGACGCGTTCGTCCTCGACGAGGCGGACCCGACTGAACTCGACCGACACGTCGAGCGCACCGATACGCGGATCGACGACGCCGACGACGCCGAACGCGTCGCCCGCGCCTGCGAACGTGCGCTGACGGCGGTCGTCGGCGACGTGGCGGACGCAGCGCCGCGGGAGGGCGCGGAGTGA
- a CDS encoding tRNA-dihydrouridine synthase yields MSRRVDGAEPPAGDGPFLVAASLSGVADAEWARRAADHVDVALLGGVALDPASRAAARDLVARGREEFLPTDPLAFVADQLDAVADADAPARPGINVRSATLEPVRETAEICADRDAVCEINAHCRQPELRAVGCGESLLRDPDRLERYVAAAAEAGATTSVKVRAAVPGVDLVAAAETAAEAGADWVHVDAMDSEPAVGEVASALDDGPPDATLVANNGVRGRETVAEYAAYGADGVSVGRPTEEPPVLARVADAVADWRAGALRDRGGDAELEPEARP; encoded by the coding sequence GTGAGCCGGCGCGTCGACGGGGCCGAACCGCCCGCAGGCGACGGCCCCTTCCTCGTCGCCGCGAGCCTCAGCGGCGTCGCGGACGCCGAGTGGGCCCGGAGGGCGGCCGACCACGTCGACGTCGCGCTGCTCGGCGGCGTCGCACTCGACCCGGCCAGCCGCGCCGCCGCCCGCGACCTCGTCGCCCGCGGGCGCGAGGAGTTTCTCCCGACTGACCCGCTCGCGTTCGTCGCCGACCAGCTCGACGCGGTCGCGGACGCCGACGCGCCGGCCAGACCGGGGATCAACGTCCGGAGCGCGACCCTCGAACCGGTCCGCGAGACCGCAGAGATCTGCGCCGACCGCGACGCGGTCTGCGAGATCAACGCCCACTGCCGGCAGCCGGAACTGCGCGCGGTCGGCTGCGGCGAGTCGCTCCTGCGCGATCCGGACCGCTTGGAGCGATACGTCGCCGCCGCGGCCGAGGCGGGCGCGACGACGAGCGTGAAGGTCCGCGCGGCGGTCCCCGGCGTCGACCTCGTCGCGGCCGCGGAGACCGCCGCGGAGGCCGGCGCGGACTGGGTCCACGTCGACGCGATGGACTCTGAGCCCGCGGTCGGCGAGGTCGCGAGCGCGCTCGACGACGGACCCCCCGACGCGACGCTCGTCGCGAACAACGGCGTTCGCGGCCGAGAGACGGTCGCCGAGTACGCGGCCTACGGCGCTGACGGGGTGAGCGTCGGTCGCCCGACGGAGGAGCCGCCCGTCCTCGCGCGCGTCGCCGACGCCGTCGCCGACTGGCGGGCGGGGGCGCTGCGCGACCGCGGCGGCGACGCGGAACTGGAACCGGAGGCACGACCGTGA